A stretch of the Marivirga tractuosa DSM 4126 genome encodes the following:
- a CDS encoding patatin-like phospholipase family protein: MKIGLALSGGGARGFAHLGIAQYMYEQNIRPDMIAGTSAGAIAGAFLAAGYEPKRTMEIISDINFLKFFRPAMSWSGLVNLEKISDLLLEYFPDNSFKSFKIPLIISTTNFTKGENVNFESGELIKPLLASASIPIIFKPILIGEDSFVDGGVTNNLPANVLKPHVDFTIGVNCNPVGTSNPNAGMKDMMERTMLMIINYQTKDQAKLCDIFIEPQDLTQYKVFTLSKAKEIYEIGYESAKETFSNLAEDHPLKELSKAV; encoded by the coding sequence ATGAAAATAGGATTGGCACTTTCCGGGGGTGGAGCACGAGGTTTTGCTCATTTGGGTATAGCTCAGTACATGTATGAGCAAAATATTCGTCCTGATATGATAGCAGGTACAAGCGCAGGTGCCATTGCAGGTGCATTTTTGGCAGCTGGATATGAACCTAAAAGAACCATGGAGATTATTTCCGACATCAATTTCCTGAAATTTTTCAGACCTGCCATGTCATGGTCGGGCTTGGTGAATCTGGAGAAAATATCAGATCTTCTTTTAGAGTACTTTCCTGATAATTCATTTAAGAGCTTCAAGATTCCGCTTATTATCTCTACCACAAATTTTACCAAAGGGGAAAATGTCAATTTTGAATCAGGTGAATTAATAAAGCCGCTTTTGGCTTCTGCCAGTATCCCTATTATTTTCAAACCAATTCTTATTGGAGAAGACTCATTTGTAGACGGAGGCGTTACCAATAACCTTCCTGCAAATGTTTTAAAACCTCATGTTGATTTCACTATTGGCGTTAATTGTAATCCTGTAGGTACGTCCAATCCCAATGCTGGAATGAAAGATATGATGGAGCGGACGATGTTGATGATCATCAATTATCAAACAAAAGACCAGGCTAAATTATGTGATATCTTTATTGAACCGCAGGACCTCACTCAATACAAGGTTTTCACACTTTCGAAAGCTAAGGAGATATATGAAATAGGGTACGAAAGTGCTAAAGAGACTTTTTCTAACTTAGCTGAAGATCATCCATTAAAGGAGCTTTCTAAAGCTGTTTGA
- a CDS encoding M16 family metallopeptidase → MRKLSTWSLLLFIGIMAACQPSEKTDDKAELSIDFEKYVLPNGLEVVLHEDKSDPIAAVAIQMHVGSSREKPGRTGFAHFFEHMLFQKSENVEEGAFFKNINDLGGTFNGGTWTDGTVYYEVVPKDALERILWMEADRMGFFINAVTKKDLEDEKPVVQNEKRQRVDNQPYGHRSYVIKKALYPEGHPYNWEVIGELEDLQAATLDDVKEFYNNWYGPNNATIVVAGDYDKEQVKAWIEKYFGEIESRGNDEVMSPKPVTLEETKKLYHEDDYAKVPDLRLVFPTVEQYHPDSWALSALGEILSQGKRAVLYKKLVEETEYAPSVFAYNSSSELAGEFNIGIRAKDGVDLDSVYVAVQEAMDEFEKEGFSEKDLQRIKARQETSFYNGISSILGKAFQLSSYNEFKGNPGYITEDINNILAVEKEDVMRVYNEYIKDKPAVITSFVPQGQLELIVDGSERATVKIEEVKPMEEATMADADQDAEYTKTPSEIDRSKEPALGDMPLITPPTIYETKLANGMEILGIQNDELPLVNFSIRLKGGGLLDDPNKPGIANLVTDIMQEGTKTKTPEELEDAIGQIGANIGMYTGNEEIVIYGNCLARYFDETVALIEEMILEPRWDVDEFDRLQKSQINSIKQRNANPNAIASIVANKITYGENHIFAKPLSGTLESVESISIDDLKGYYEKNFSPSVAAMQIAGSVTQEQVKKALSGLSEKWESKEVSFPEYEMKGVDEEGKIYFANFANAKQSVIRMQRLAVERSNPDYYPLSVANYGLGGNSGGKLFQVLREEKGYTYGAYSNISSSTQKAPFAAYSSVKTNTTPQSVATFKEVIEDYKQNYDSAELEKARTALIRKEAREYETLGQKLNVLQQISSYGLPKDFIKQNQEELKAYTVEDMKKIMDQYMNVDQMNYIIVGDAETQLEGVKALNIKQVVKVDEDGNPVDNKIESM, encoded by the coding sequence ATGAGAAAATTATCAACTTGGTCATTATTACTATTTATTGGTATTATGGCAGCTTGCCAACCAAGCGAAAAGACAGACGATAAGGCGGAATTGTCTATCGATTTTGAGAAGTATGTACTGCCAAATGGATTGGAAGTGGTGCTACATGAAGATAAGTCGGACCCGATTGCTGCTGTGGCAATTCAAATGCATGTAGGTTCAAGCCGAGAAAAACCGGGTAGAACTGGTTTTGCACACTTTTTTGAGCATATGTTGTTCCAGAAATCAGAAAATGTAGAAGAAGGAGCCTTCTTTAAAAACATCAATGATTTAGGTGGTACTTTCAATGGCGGAACCTGGACAGATGGTACCGTGTATTATGAAGTAGTTCCTAAAGATGCTTTGGAAAGAATTCTATGGATGGAAGCTGACAGAATGGGATTTTTCATTAATGCAGTTACTAAAAAAGATTTAGAGGATGAAAAGCCTGTTGTGCAAAATGAGAAAAGACAAAGAGTAGATAACCAGCCTTATGGTCATAGAAGTTATGTGATCAAAAAAGCTTTGTATCCTGAAGGTCATCCATACAATTGGGAAGTAATCGGTGAATTAGAAGATTTACAAGCTGCTACTTTAGACGATGTAAAGGAATTTTACAACAACTGGTATGGCCCTAATAATGCAACTATTGTTGTTGCAGGTGATTATGACAAAGAGCAAGTGAAAGCTTGGATCGAAAAATACTTTGGAGAAATTGAGTCTAGAGGTAATGACGAGGTGATGTCACCAAAGCCAGTAACCTTAGAAGAAACAAAGAAGCTGTATCATGAAGATGATTATGCTAAAGTGCCTGATTTAAGATTGGTTTTCCCTACAGTTGAGCAGTATCACCCAGATTCTTGGGCTTTATCGGCTTTAGGAGAAATTTTAAGTCAAGGGAAAAGAGCTGTTTTATACAAAAAATTAGTAGAAGAAACAGAATATGCGCCAAGCGTATTTGCCTACAATAGCTCAAGCGAATTAGCAGGTGAATTTAATATTGGTATTAGAGCAAAAGACGGAGTGGATTTAGATTCTGTTTATGTAGCTGTTCAGGAAGCAATGGACGAATTTGAAAAAGAAGGCTTTTCAGAGAAAGACTTACAGAGAATTAAAGCCAGACAAGAAACGAGCTTCTACAATGGTATTTCAAGTATTTTAGGTAAAGCTTTCCAATTAAGTAGCTACAACGAATTCAAAGGAAACCCTGGTTACATCACAGAAGACATCAACAATATTTTAGCTGTTGAAAAAGAGGATGTAATGCGTGTTTATAATGAATACATAAAAGACAAACCAGCCGTTATTACAAGTTTTGTACCGCAAGGTCAATTGGAATTAATTGTGGATGGTTCTGAAAGAGCAACTGTTAAAATTGAAGAGGTAAAGCCAATGGAAGAAGCAACCATGGCAGATGCTGATCAGGATGCTGAGTATACCAAAACGCCAAGTGAAATTGATAGAAGCAAGGAACCAGCTTTGGGCGATATGCCTTTAATTACGCCTCCTACTATTTATGAAACCAAGTTAGCGAATGGAATGGAGATTTTAGGTATTCAGAATGATGAATTGCCTTTAGTGAATTTCAGTATCAGATTAAAAGGCGGTGGATTATTGGATGATCCTAATAAGCCAGGTATAGCAAATCTAGTAACTGACATTATGCAGGAGGGTACTAAAACCAAAACTCCTGAGGAATTGGAAGATGCTATTGGGCAGATAGGTGCTAACATTGGCATGTACACTGGCAATGAAGAAATCGTAATTTATGGAAACTGTTTGGCTCGTTATTTTGATGAGACAGTTGCCCTAATAGAAGAAATGATATTAGAGCCTCGTTGGGATGTAGATGAGTTTGATAGATTACAAAAATCTCAAATCAACAGCATTAAACAACGAAATGCAAACCCTAATGCAATCGCCTCTATCGTAGCTAATAAAATCACTTATGGTGAGAATCATATTTTCGCTAAACCATTGAGTGGAACATTAGAATCTGTAGAGTCTATATCTATTGACGATTTGAAAGGCTATTATGAGAAAAACTTCTCTCCAAGTGTTGCGGCAATGCAAATTGCAGGAAGCGTTACACAAGAGCAAGTGAAAAAAGCACTTTCAGGTTTGAGCGAGAAATGGGAATCAAAAGAAGTTTCTTTTCCTGAGTATGAAATGAAAGGTGTTGACGAAGAAGGAAAAATCTATTTTGCTAATTTCGCTAACGCAAAGCAATCTGTTATCAGAATGCAAAGATTGGCAGTAGAAAGAAGCAATCCTGATTATTATCCATTGAGTGTTGCAAATTATGGTTTAGGTGGCAATTCAGGTGGTAAACTTTTCCAAGTTTTAAGAGAAGAAAAAGGTTATACCTACGGAGCTTATTCTAATATTAGTTCTAGCACACAGAAAGCGCCATTTGCAGCTTATTCTAGTGTTAAAACAAATACTACGCCTCAATCAGTTGCTACTTTTAAAGAAGTAATAGAAGATTATAAGCAAAATTATGATTCAGCTGAATTAGAAAAAGCAAGAACTGCTTTAATCAGAAAAGAGGCTAGAGAATATGAAACTTTAGGTCAAAAGCTGAATGTTTTACAGCAAATATCTTCTTACGGATTGCCAAAAGATTTCATTAAACAAAATCAAGAGGAGCTTAAAGCCTACACCGTGGAGGATATGAAGAAAATCATGGATCAGTATATGAATGTTGATCAAATGAATTATATCATTGTGGGTGATGCGGAAACGCAATTAGAAGGTGTGAAAGCTTTGAATATCAAGCAAGTTGTTAAAGTTGATGAGGATGGAAATCCTGTCGATAACAAAATTGAATCAATGTAA
- a CDS encoding dienelactone hydrolase family protein yields the protein MKNLYQFTRILFLLFIISAPSFAQDQVSNRLETSPRHHEWVDISAGDKTLKAFIVYPEVSEKAKTVIVIHENRGLTDWVRSFADQLAEKGFIALAPDMLSDFSDEYSQTSEFPSSDDARNAIYKLESSLVTTYLNNSFNYLEKLPAGNGEVAVVGFCWGGSQSFRYATNNPELSEVLVFYGTGPQEALDYAEIEAPVYGFYGGNDQRVNATIKASKEAMDEYGAIYDLRIYDGAGHAYMRSGDDPEGPEANIKARNESWERLVRVLEK from the coding sequence ATGAAAAATTTATATCAATTCACTCGTATATTATTTCTCCTTTTTATTATATCCGCACCTTCATTTGCTCAGGATCAGGTATCCAATAGATTAGAAACCTCCCCTCGCCATCATGAATGGGTTGATATTTCAGCTGGCGATAAAACATTAAAAGCTTTTATTGTTTATCCCGAAGTTTCGGAAAAAGCCAAAACAGTAATTGTCATTCATGAAAACCGAGGACTAACGGACTGGGTCAGAAGTTTTGCCGATCAATTAGCTGAAAAAGGCTTTATCGCACTTGCACCTGATATGTTGTCAGATTTTAGTGATGAATATTCCCAAACCTCTGAATTCCCTTCATCAGATGATGCGAGAAATGCAATCTATAAACTAGAAAGTAGTTTGGTAACGACTTATCTAAATAATTCCTTCAATTATTTGGAGAAATTGCCTGCTGGAAATGGAGAAGTTGCAGTGGTTGGATTTTGCTGGGGCGGTTCTCAATCATTTCGCTATGCAACTAATAACCCTGAATTAAGCGAAGTATTGGTTTTTTATGGTACCGGTCCTCAAGAAGCCCTTGACTATGCAGAAATAGAAGCACCTGTATATGGTTTTTATGGAGGCAATGACCAGAGAGTAAATGCTACAATTAAAGCCTCAAAAGAAGCTATGGATGAATATGGTGCCATCTATGATTTAAGAATTTATGATGGTGCAGGACATGCTTATATGCGTTCTGGGGATGATCCAGAAGGACCAGAAGCCAATATCAAAGCTAGGAATGAATCATGGGAAAGATTAGTGAGGGTTTTGGAGAAGTAG
- a CDS encoding OmpA/MotB family protein, with translation MIVRKIFIALIILSSVACVTQKKYDELLAEKVKLDAEKMKLEDKVALKNNTIESLEAQLAEEQETLEQVRKAYQDSQSSLDSLQQQYKTLNDYYDKLMSSSGKLNKDLANKEKQLLQMEADLEISKQRNDELAANLAEREERVAELEKVLADKEAAVNALKQKVSEALLNFKENDLTVEVKNGKVYVSLAEQLLFNSGSTVVDTKGVEALKKLAQVLKDNQDVNIVVEGHTDDVPISGNNKYLKDNWDLSVLRATSIVRILTNNGASPERVTAAGKGEFAPKSSNDSAEGRRENRRTEIILTPKLDELFQILETN, from the coding sequence ATGATAGTAAGAAAAATTTTTATTGCCTTAATTATTTTAAGTAGTGTGGCTTGTGTAACACAGAAAAAGTATGATGAACTCTTAGCTGAGAAGGTTAAACTTGATGCTGAGAAAATGAAGCTAGAAGATAAAGTAGCATTAAAAAATAATACGATTGAATCACTTGAAGCACAATTGGCAGAAGAACAGGAAACTTTGGAACAAGTTCGAAAAGCATATCAAGATTCTCAAAGTAGTCTAGATTCACTACAACAGCAATACAAAACGCTAAATGATTATTATGATAAATTGATGAGCAGTAGTGGGAAGCTCAATAAAGATTTAGCCAATAAAGAAAAGCAATTGCTACAAATGGAAGCGGATTTGGAGATTTCCAAACAAAGAAATGATGAATTGGCTGCTAATTTGGCCGAACGTGAAGAGCGAGTAGCTGAACTTGAAAAAGTGTTAGCAGATAAAGAAGCAGCAGTTAATGCCCTAAAGCAGAAGGTGAGTGAAGCACTATTGAACTTTAAGGAAAATGACTTGACCGTTGAAGTGAAAAACGGGAAAGTGTATGTATCATTAGCCGAGCAATTGTTATTTAATTCTGGAAGTACAGTTGTTGATACGAAGGGTGTGGAAGCTTTAAAGAAGTTAGCACAAGTTTTGAAAGATAATCAAGATGTGAACATTGTGGTAGAAGGTCATACCGATGATGTGCCAATTTCTGGAAACAATAAATATTTAAAAGATAACTGGGATTTAAGTGTGTTAAGAGCTACTTCTATCGTTAGGATTTTGACTAATAATGGCGCTTCCCCAGAAAGGGTGACTGCAGCGGGAAAAGGAGAGTTTGCACCAAAATCCAGTAATGATAGTGCAGAGGGGAGAAGAGAAAACAGAAGAACTGAAATTATCTTGACTCCTAAATTGGATGAGTTATTTCAGATATTGGAAACGAATTAG
- a CDS encoding peptidylprolyl isomerase encodes MSKAEIVTNKGTLKIEFYDDATPNTVKNFHDLAKKGFYDGLTFHRVIPDFVVQGGCPDGTGAGGPGYSIDCETDGEKQYHERGVLSMAHAGKNTGGSQFFICHSRQNTQHLDGKHTAFGKVYEGLDIIDDIRQGDVMEKVTILE; translated from the coding sequence ATGAGCAAAGCAGAAATAGTAACCAACAAAGGCACATTAAAAATAGAGTTTTACGATGATGCCACGCCTAATACTGTGAAAAACTTTCACGATTTAGCTAAAAAAGGATTTTATGATGGATTAACTTTTCATAGAGTTATTCCCGATTTTGTAGTGCAGGGCGGTTGTCCAGATGGAACTGGAGCAGGCGGCCCAGGCTACTCAATTGATTGCGAAACGGATGGCGAAAAGCAATACCACGAAAGAGGCGTTTTATCTATGGCACATGCAGGTAAAAACACTGGTGGTTCTCAATTCTTCATCTGCCACAGCAGACAAAACACTCAGCACTTAGATGGAAAACATACTGCCTTTGGAAAAGTGTATGAGGGCTTGGATATTATTGACGATATCCGCCAGGGAGATGTGATGGAGAAAGTGACGATTTTAGAGTAA
- a CDS encoding substrate-binding domain-containing protein, translating to MSKTIRIGGVPEHYNTPIHLAIESGAIENEGLKIEWKTFEGGTGEMREALINNEVDICAILTEGIVSGILQGVPAKIISGYVKSPLIWGIHSGTENPIKDHKEIYDKQFAISRIGSGSHLMPIVDALNNDKKIDESQFNIIKNLKGALASLQKQETDVFYWEKYTTKPYVERGELKRIGEYVTPWPCFVLAAHNEIISERPKDISRVLRQIQRTSAMFMENEDAVDIVSKRFEIKKEDAAKWYHATEWATDGWVSNKMLKNVVYTLKAANIIDEMADTQQLVWQRNSI from the coding sequence GTGAGTAAAACGATAAGAATCGGTGGCGTACCGGAGCATTACAACACCCCTATTCACCTAGCAATTGAATCAGGTGCAATTGAAAATGAAGGCCTGAAGATCGAATGGAAAACATTTGAAGGCGGAACTGGTGAAATGCGAGAAGCGCTCATCAATAATGAAGTAGATATTTGCGCTATTTTAACCGAAGGAATTGTTAGTGGGATTTTGCAAGGTGTACCTGCCAAAATCATTAGTGGTTATGTTAAAAGTCCTTTAATTTGGGGGATTCATAGCGGTACTGAGAATCCGATTAAAGACCATAAGGAAATCTATGATAAGCAGTTTGCCATAAGCAGAATTGGTTCAGGATCACACTTGATGCCCATAGTAGATGCGCTAAACAATGACAAGAAAATAGATGAATCCCAATTTAACATTATTAAAAATCTTAAAGGGGCATTAGCATCACTTCAAAAACAAGAGACAGATGTTTTCTATTGGGAAAAATACACCACCAAGCCCTATGTAGAAAGAGGTGAATTGAAAAGGATTGGTGAATATGTAACACCTTGGCCTTGTTTTGTTTTAGCTGCTCATAATGAAATTATCAGCGAAAGACCTAAAGATATATCACGCGTCCTACGACAAATCCAAAGAACCTCAGCCATGTTTATGGAAAATGAAGATGCCGTTGATATTGTGAGCAAAAGATTTGAGATTAAGAAAGAAGATGCTGCCAAATGGTATCATGCTACTGAATGGGCAACAGATGGATGGGTCAGTAATAAGATGTTAAAAAATGTAGTTTATACGTTGAAAGCTGCAAATATCATTGATGAAATGGCAGACACTCAACAGTTAGTATGGCAGAGAAATAGTATATAA
- a CDS encoding transglycosylase domain-containing protein: MPKKKKKKTLKHRIIKFLSICTGAGLLFILLFFYSIKAGLFGSLPDDKVLNNIKNAQATEILDENDENIGFLYRSYRSNVGYNELPQHLIDALVATEDVRFFEHSGIDYRSLVRVIVKTVILQDRSAGGGSTLSQQLAKNLFPREYSHRIEIIVIKIKEAIIAKRLEEIYSKEELLTLYLNTVSFPDNTFGIEAASQTFFNKPVKALSLEESAILVGSLKATYTYNPRIFPENSFERRNVVLSQMEKYDKLSEEEYQKAVAKEIKLDYRPVKADQGIAPYFREQVRKELVKWADDYKKANGESVDIYGDGLKIHTTLNARMQRYAESAMKKHMQDLQKAFENNWGNLAPWKKKEVYEQYIKRSYHYKALKNQGKPDAEIVKILNEKKEMQVFDWSGSDVQTMSVIDSIQHSLKTLQSGFVAMDPKSGAIKTWIGGIDFEYFKYDHVKQSKRQVGSTFKPLVYMTALNNGVEPCDYFPARAVSYENLEGWKPTNSDDEDYTHINVSMQEALRKSMNTVSVKILEETGIPSVINLAKAVGIKSDLPEVASLALGTAELSMLELATAYSSFLNEGKASDPFFIEKITDASGKVLAEFKPENEYEKAFSDLNQEMILSMMQEVVNSGTASRLRWRYNLKNDIAGKTGTTQNNRDGWFVGLLPNLVTISWTGSDNGSIGFRSTSIGQGANSALPIFGLWMQQVNADQSLNQYSKSQFSPLSDKAERLMDCPPIKEDGFFKKLFTNPDKEKSKDFDKDGKEKKGLFKRIKKLFNKDG, from the coding sequence ATGCCGAAAAAGAAGAAGAAAAAGACACTTAAACATCGAATCATTAAATTCTTATCCATTTGTACTGGAGCAGGATTATTATTTATCCTATTGTTTTTCTATAGCATTAAAGCAGGATTGTTTGGCAGTTTACCTGATGATAAAGTACTTAATAACATCAAAAATGCTCAGGCAACTGAAATATTAGATGAAAACGATGAGAATATTGGGTTTTTATATCGTAGCTATAGATCAAATGTCGGCTATAATGAATTGCCACAGCACTTAATTGATGCTTTAGTGGCTACTGAGGATGTTCGTTTTTTTGAGCATTCAGGTATTGATTATAGAAGTCTGGTCAGGGTTATAGTTAAAACAGTTATTCTACAGGATCGGTCTGCAGGAGGAGGCAGCACGCTTTCACAACAGTTGGCAAAGAACTTATTTCCAAGAGAATATTCCCATAGAATTGAAATTATTGTCATCAAGATTAAGGAAGCTATAATTGCCAAGCGTCTGGAAGAGATCTATTCAAAAGAAGAACTGCTAACCTTATATCTTAATACTGTTAGTTTTCCAGACAATACTTTTGGAATTGAAGCCGCTTCACAGACTTTTTTTAATAAGCCAGTTAAAGCGTTAAGCTTGGAAGAATCGGCCATATTGGTTGGGAGTTTGAAAGCCACCTATACTTACAATCCTCGAATTTTTCCAGAGAATAGCTTTGAGAGAAGAAATGTAGTGCTTTCTCAAATGGAGAAATATGACAAATTAAGTGAGGAAGAATATCAAAAAGCTGTTGCTAAAGAAATCAAGCTTGATTATCGCCCAGTAAAGGCGGATCAAGGAATTGCACCTTATTTCCGAGAACAAGTTAGAAAAGAATTAGTGAAATGGGCTGATGATTATAAAAAAGCAAATGGAGAATCTGTAGATATTTATGGAGATGGATTAAAGATTCATACTACGCTGAATGCAAGAATGCAACGCTATGCTGAGTCAGCAATGAAGAAGCATATGCAGGATTTGCAAAAAGCATTTGAAAATAATTGGGGCAATCTTGCACCCTGGAAAAAGAAGGAAGTTTATGAACAATACATTAAACGTTCTTATCACTATAAGGCCCTAAAGAATCAAGGAAAACCGGATGCAGAGATTGTTAAAATCTTAAATGAAAAGAAAGAAATGCAAGTTTTCGACTGGTCGGGTAGCGATGTACAGACCATGAGCGTAATTGACAGTATTCAGCATTCCCTAAAAACCTTGCAATCTGGATTTGTAGCCATGGATCCAAAATCTGGAGCTATTAAAACATGGATAGGTGGAATTGATTTTGAGTACTTTAAATATGATCATGTAAAACAGAGTAAAAGACAAGTCGGTTCTACATTTAAGCCATTGGTTTATATGACGGCTTTGAATAATGGTGTGGAGCCTTGTGATTATTTCCCTGCCAGAGCGGTTTCTTATGAGAATCTGGAAGGGTGGAAGCCTACTAATAGTGATGATGAGGATTATACGCATATTAATGTCAGCATGCAGGAAGCTTTGAGGAAATCCATGAATACAGTTTCTGTTAAGATTTTGGAAGAAACGGGTATTCCATCGGTTATCAATTTAGCAAAAGCAGTAGGAATCAAATCAGATCTTCCCGAAGTGGCTTCTTTGGCTTTAGGTACTGCAGAACTCAGTATGCTAGAATTGGCAACTGCTTACTCTTCTTTCTTAAATGAAGGAAAAGCATCAGATCCATTTTTTATAGAGAAAATTACTGATGCATCCGGAAAAGTTTTAGCAGAATTTAAACCTGAAAATGAATATGAAAAAGCTTTTTCAGATCTCAATCAGGAAATGATTCTAAGTATGATGCAAGAAGTTGTTAATTCTGGAACAGCGTCTAGGTTAAGATGGAGATATAACTTAAAAAATGATATTGCAGGGAAGACGGGCACTACTCAGAACAATAGGGATGGCTGGTTTGTAGGCTTATTACCTAATCTGGTTACCATAAGTTGGACCGGTTCAGATAATGGCAGTATTGGCTTTAGAAGCACCTCCATAGGGCAGGGAGCCAATTCAGCCTTGCCAATATTTGGCTTATGGATGCAACAAGTAAATGCTGATCAAAGTTTAAATCAATATAGCAAAAGTCAATTCAGTCCTTTGTCTGACAAAGCAGAGAGATTAATGGATTGTCCTCCAATTAAAGAAGATGGATTTTTCAAAAAGCTATTTACCAATCCTGATAAAGAGAAAAGCAAGGATTTTGATAAAGATGGAAAGGAAAAGAAGGGGCTATTTAAACGAATTAAAAAGCTTTTTAATAAAGATGGGTAA